The nucleotide sequence CTTAGAAGGCAAAACCAAAGGCGAACAACTCAGCATCACATTAGCCCCTGAAGATGCTTATGGTTTGCGTAACCCACAATCTCAACAACGAGTGCCTATTAAACATTTGGTTACTAAAGGTAAATTAACGCCGGGCAAAGCCGTCAAAGTGAATACACAACAAGGCGTTATTAATGCCACCGTTGTCAAAGTGGGAAAATTTAATGTCGACCTCGACACCAATCATCCATTAGCGGGCAAACAATTAACTTTTAATATCGAAATCGTTGACGTGCGCGGGGCTAGTGAAGAAGAACTTTCACATGGTCATGCACATGGCGTGGGCGGGCATGCGCATTAGTTAAACCTACGCTGTATTGCGTAACAGTATTTTTAAAATTCAAAAGCATTTCGCCCACTGCTACGCAGCTACGGCGAGTAACTTTTTGTCGTAACAAAAAGTCACCAAAAAGTACTCACCCGAATATTATGCACTTGAATGAAATACAATTTCATTCAAGCATTCCCTCGTCGTGTTTAAGGGCTAACGCGTCGCCTCAACGCAACATCCTGTTGCGCTCGGCTCACATGAACATCCCTGTTCATGTGTCGCTATCCCTTAAACACTGCTCGGCACACTATAACGGGCATTATCCCTTCGTTTAATGCCTTATAACTTACAATACTTCTGTACATTAATTTATTTCAAAAACCGAACAAAGCAAATACCCCTTATGGCTCGCCGAATGCTGCAAGACTTGTCGGGGAAAACAAACAGGGAGTTTGTTTTAGTTCCGCCGCGACAAGGACGTCGCGTCGGAACGACCCGTTACAAATCGTGCAATATGAGGGCACTGCGCGTGTGGTTTACGCGCAGCGAGACATTGGGGGAGAGTATTTTTTGGTAACTTTTTGTTACGACAAAAAGTTACTCGCTGTAGTCGCGTAGCGACGAGCGAAACGCTTTTAAAAGCTAAAGAATATCGCTGAACAAATTATCACAGCTTAATATCATCCGTTGTTCTTAACGCGGATTTGGCAGCCGCTAATAAAAGCTCTGGATCCAAGCGCGACTTGTAATTCGGATTAACATAAGCAAAACGAATTAAACCCGTTTGATCAATAATCCACACAGCCGGCACCGGTAATAAATGATGCGTATAACCCGACGTTGCTTCTAGATCAATGCCGTATTCTTTATATTTAGCATTCGTTTCATCGTCTAAACGAAACGCAATGCCCAACGCTTGTGCTGCTTCCATGCTGCTGTCTGATAACAATTGATATTGCAGGCTTTGTTTAGTCTTAGACTCGTTTTGCTTTTCAGGTTTATCAGGACTAACAGCAAGTACTTGATAACCCAATGCAACTAATTGTGATTCTATCGATTGCAATTGGCCTAATTGAAAATTGCAATAAGGGCACCAACCACCACGATAAAAAACCAGCACCGTGGGTTTTTCTGTCACTAAATTATTTAAACTAACGGCCGTGCCATCCATGTTGTTTAACTGGATCGCTGGCAATTTTTCTCCCACTAACAAAGGACGCACATCTTCTGCGTTATTAGGAATAGTTGACGTTGTTGTCGCAACATCAGCTGCGGGTTCTGCAGGTTTATTGCAGCTAATCGCGATCATGCTCAATACAATCAGTGATATAACAATATAAAGTTTCTTTAACATAGTATGTCTCCTGTAAATTTCATCTTATTTAACATCTTTAATATGACTGTTTTATTCGTTCACTCAATGCCCAATTTATCCCACAGCTCATCAACCCGTTTTTTCACATTCACATCCATGCTGATCGGTTTGCCCCATTCACGCTGGGTTTCACCTGGCCATTTATTGGTTGCGTCCATACCCATTTTTGAACCAAGGCCTGCAACGGGTGATGCAAAATCTAAATAATCAATTGGCGTGTTTTCGATGATAACAGTATCGCGTGCAGGATCCATGCGTGTGCTAATCGCCCAAATCACGTCTTGCCAATCGCGTGGATTCACATCCTCATCGACGACGATGACAAATTTGGTATACATAAATTGTCGCAAGAATGACCAGACACCCATCATGACGCGTTTAGCATGGCCGGGATATTCTTTACGCATGCTGACAACAGCAACGCGATACGAACAACCTTCTGGCGGTAAATAAAAATCAATAATTTCTGGAAATTGTTTTTGCAAAATCGGCACAAACACTTCATTTAATGCAACGCCAAGCACCGCAGGTTCATCGGGTGGTCGTCCGGTGTAGGTAGAATGATAAATAGGATTTTTACGCATCGTAATGCGCTCAATAGTGAATACGGGAAATTGTTCGACTTCGTTGTAATACCCCGTGTGATCGCCGAAAGGTCCTTCTGCAGCAAGATCATCTGGATAAATAAAACCTTCTAAAACAATTTCGGCACTGGCCGGTATTTCTAAATCATGCGTTATACATTTAACTAATTCTGTACGCGAACCACGCAATAAACCTGCGAACGCTTGTTCAGGTAAATTATCAGGTACCGGTGTAACCGCTGCTAATATAGTTGCAG is from Gammaproteobacteria bacterium and encodes:
- a CDS encoding peptidylprolyl isomerase; its protein translation is MQISKNTVVSIHYRLSDEHGEIENSHNASPMAYLHGQNNILPSLEKALEGKTKGEQLSITLAPEDAYGLRNPQSQQRVPIKHLVTKGKLTPGKAVKVNTQQGVINATVVKVGKFNVDLDTNHPLAGKQLTFNIEIVDVRGASEEELSHGHAHGVGGHAH
- the ubiD gene encoding 4-hydroxy-3-polyprenylbenzoate decarboxylase — its product is MKYNDLRDFIAQLEKRGALKRISIEIDPYLEMTEICDRTLRAGGPALLFENVKGSTIPVLGNLFGTPERVAWGMGAENLTALREVGRLLAWLRQPDPPQGMKDAWNALPMFKKVMDMAPKKIRSAPCQEIVWQGDEVDLNKLPIQTCWPEDAAPLITWGLTVTKGPEKPRQNMGIYRQQVIARNRVIMRWLSHRGGALDFQSWQRHHPGQPFPVAVVLGADPATILAAVTPVPDNLPEQAFAGLLRGSRTELVKCITHDLEIPASAEIVLEGFIYPDDLAAEGPFGDHTGYYNEVEQFPVFTIERITMRKNPIYHSTYTGRPPDEPAVLGVALNEVFVPILQKQFPEIIDFYLPPEGCSYRVAVVSMRKEYPGHAKRVMMGVWSFLRQFMYTKFVIVVDEDVNPRDWQDVIWAISTRMDPARDTVIIENTPIDYLDFASPVAGLGSKMGMDATNKWPGETQREWGKPISMDVNVKKRVDELWDKLGIE
- a CDS encoding AhpC/TSA family protein, which codes for MIAISCNKPAEPAADVATTTSTIPNNAEDVRPLLVGEKLPAIQLNNMDGTAVSLNNLVTEKPTVLVFYRGGWCPYCNFQLGQLQSIESQLVALGYQVLAVSPDKPEKQNESKTKQSLQYQLLSDSSMEAAQALGIAFRLDDETNAKYKEYGIDLEATSGYTHHLLPVPAVWIIDQTGLIRFAYVNPNYKSRLDPELLLAAAKSALRTTDDIKL